The proteins below are encoded in one region of Puntigrus tetrazona isolate hp1 chromosome 5, ASM1883169v1, whole genome shotgun sequence:
- the LOC122346063 gene encoding pleckstrin homology domain-containing family A member 4-like, whose amino-acid sequence MSFRRGVLPESVLGSIPLPSYRILYCSPRECKNRKYAFKVVHQGMRPYIMSAETQEDMLGWVKALSQSASMEADDIINRRCASFQDFTQMGDNAETMELQHTFPKQAVTKLSRVQTEPTLLDQDGTGIKMKTPELRGRHESRAIAPEATKYSQTLLNAEEEPLSFLHPKATFKQPSFLRDQYGSPCQGNVGRTDVWPLDNCSSAPISPCIYTERGLLLDKPEFPCSVCYSSNYHTAEHVAMCKVGKPDIVLEREIQPIRDLENDTDVSVLQCVHL is encoded by the exons ATGAGTTTCAGAAGGGGTGTACTccct GAGTCTGTCCTGGGCAGTATTCCTCTTCCCAGCTACCGGATCCTCTACTGCTCCCCCAGGGAGTGCAAGAACCGCAAATATGCGTTCAAG GTGGTTCATCAGGGCATGCGGCCGTACATCATGAGCGCTGAAACCCAGGAGGACATGCTGGGTTGGGTCAAggctctcagccaatcagcaagCATGGAGGCTGATGACATCATCAACAG GCGCTGTGCCAGTTTTCAGGACTTCACTCAGATGGGAGATAACGCCGAAACCATGGAGCTCCAGCACACGTTTCCAAAACAGGCCGTCACAAAACTGAGCAGGGTCCAGACAGAACCGACGCTGCTGGATCAGGACGGGACGGGAATTAAAATGAAGACACCAGAGCTGAGAGGAAGACACGAGAGCAGAGCGAT CGCACCTGAAGCTACTAAGTATTCTCAGACTTTACTGAACGCAGAAGAGGAGCCTCTTTCCTTCCTACATCCGAAGGCAACCTTCAAGCAACCTTCATTTCTCAGAGATCAGTATGGGTCTCCGTGTCAGGGTAACGTGGGCAGAACAGATGTCTGGCCCTTGGATAACTGCTCGAGTGCTCCAATATCCCCCTGCATCTACACAGAGAGAGGACTTCTGCTCGACAAG cCTGAGTTTCCATGTTCTGTGTGCTACTCTTCCAACTACCACACGGCAGAACACGTGGCCATGTGCAAG GTAGGTAAACCAGACATCGTCCTAGAGAGAGAAATCCAACCAATCAGAGATCTGGAAAACGATACAGATGTGAGTGTATTGCAATGCGTGCATTTGTGA
- the LOC122345768 gene encoding pleckstrin homology domain-containing family A member 7-like — protein MLRQPQSNTRPSSTISEASTAVTSSTLDTTSGSKGSKSSGRVHSFGKRDHAIKRNPSVPVVVRGWLYKQDSSGMRLWKRKWFVLADYCLFYYKAKKTLIAKKKG, from the exons ATGCTGAGGCAGCCACAGTCCAACACACGGCCCTCCAGCACCATCAGTGAGGCCTCGACTGCCGTCACTTCTTCTACTCTGGACACCACTTCAGGCTCAAAG GGATCCAAGTCCAGTGGAAGGGTTCATAGCTTTGGCAAACGGGATCATGCCATAAAGAGGAATCCCAGTGTTCCTGTCGTGGTCCGTGGATGGCTCTACAAACAG GACAGCTCAGGGATGCGTCTGTGGAAGAGAAAATGGTTTGTTCTAGCTGATTATTGCCTCTTCTACTACAAAG CCAAAAAAACACTCATCGCGAAAAAGAAAGGATAA